The Gymnogyps californianus isolate 813 unplaced genomic scaffold, ASM1813914v2 HiC_scaffold_38, whole genome shotgun sequence genome includes a region encoding these proteins:
- the LOC127028640 gene encoding ubiquitin carboxyl-terminal hydrolase 42-like encodes MGNDSFVIAEGMAPPQRILFPPEKICMEWQRRQRAGAGLHNLGNTCFLNSVLQCLTYTPPLANYLLSREHSQSCRQQGFCMMCIMEAHVNKVLYFSTSAIQPWAVIRVLTRIGEHFQVGMQEDAHEFLRYTVNAMQRACLSGSSDLDISSQATTIVHQIFAGVLRSRVTCVSCKGVSDSYEAFLDVPLDIKVRRTEKRNSTQSTVSTIKQFQVLSGEPGPKLLWNSEIRDRPLASDASTIVCFLEGLTDSYLFL; translated from the exons ATGGGAAACGACTCCT TCGTCATTGCCGAGGGAATGGCTCCGCCACAAAGGATCCTCTTTCCCCCGGAGAAGATTTGCATGGAGTGGCAGCGACGACAGAGAGCTGGAGCGGGACTCCACAACCTGGGCAATACGTGCTTCCTCAACTCCGTCCTGCAGTGCCTGACGTACACACCCCCTCTGGCCAACTACCTGCTCTCTCGGGAGCACAGCCAGTCGT GTCGTCAGCAAGGCTTCTGCATGATGTGCATAATGGAAGCGCACGTTAACAAGGTCCTGTATTTCTCAACCAGTGCCATCCAGCCTTGGGCTGTCATCAGAGTTCTCACGC GAATAGGAGAACATTTCCAGGTTGGCATGCAGGAAGACGCCCACGAGTTCTTACGCTACACTGTCAATGCCATGCAGAGAGCTTGTCTGAGTGGAAGTAGCGA CTTGGACATCTCTTCTCAAGCAACTACCATTGTCCATCAAATATTTGCGGGCGTTCTGAGATCCAGAG TCACGTGCGTGAGCTGCAAAGGGGTGTCCGATTCCTACGAGGCCTTCCTGGATGTTCCTTTGGATATCAAAGTAAGACG AACAGAGAAGCgtaacagcacacagagcactgtCTCTACAATCAAGCAGTTCCAAGTTCTGAGTGGGGAACCTGGACCCAAACTGCTGTGGAACAGTGAGATCCGTGACCGTCCGCTGGCCAGCGATGCCTCCACCATCGTCTGCTTCCTCGAAGGACTGACTGACTCGTATTTGTTTCTATGA
- the LOC127028662 gene encoding olfactory receptor 14J1-like: MTNGSSITNFILLAFANTRELQLLHFWLFLGIYLAALLGNGLIFTTVAHDQRLHTPMYFFLLNLSILDLGFISTTLPKSMANSLWNTRTISYSRCSAQFFFFLFLMSAEFFLLTIMAYDRYVAICKPLHYGTLLGSTACVCMAAAAWGSGFVTALLHTASTFSLPLCQGNAVDQFFCEVPQILKLACSHAYLREGGLVMFTAFVFWWCFVFIVLSYVRIFRAVLRIPSEQGQHKAFSTCLPHLAVVSLFISTGTFAYLKPPSISSPSLDLVVAVLYSVVPPAVNPLIYSMRNQELKESIRKVISGMALNSGKFSITLQK; this comes from the coding sequence atgaCCAACGGCAGCTCCATCACCAATTTCATCCTGCTGGCATTTGCCAacacacgggagctgcagctcttgcacttctggctcttcctgggcatctacctggctgccctcctgggcaatgGCCTCATCTTCACCACTGTAGCCCATGATCAGcgcctccacacccccatgtactttttcctcctgaatCTCTCCATTCTTGACCTTGGCTTCATCTCAACCACTCTCCCCAAAtccatggccaattccctctggaACACCAGGACTATTTCCTACTCCAGATGTTCTGcccagttttttttctttttgtttttgatgtcagcagaattttttcttctcaccatcatggcctatgaccgctacgttgccatctgcaaacccctgcactacgggaccctcctaGGCAGCACAGCTTGTGTctgcatggcagcagctgcctggggcagtgggtttgtcactgctctgctgcacactgccagtACATTTTCACTGCCACTCTGCCAGGGCAATGCTGTggaccagttcttctgtgaagtCCCCCAGATTCTCAAGCTTGCCTGCTCACACGCGTACCTCAGGGAAGGTGGGCTTGTCATGTTtactgcttttgtattttggtggtgttttgttttcatcgtgctgtcctatgtgcggatcttcagggccgtgctgaggatcccctctgagcagggacagcacaaagccttttccacgtgcctccctcacctggccgtggtctccctgtttaTCAGCACTGGCAcgtttgcctacctgaagcctCCTTCCATCTcgtccccatccctggaccTGGTGGTGGCAGTCCTGTactcggtggtgcctccagcagtgaaccccctcatctacagcatgaggaaccaggagctgaAGGAGTCCATCAGGAAAGTTATTTCAGGGATGGCTCTCAACAGTGGTAAATTTTCCATCACTCTTCAGAAGTGA
- the LOC127028639 gene encoding LOW QUALITY PROTEIN: SUN domain-containing protein 3-like (The sequence of the model RefSeq protein was modified relative to this genomic sequence to represent the inferred CDS: deleted 2 bases in 1 codon) encodes MAPGRDPERGAGSPRHNPAFNQSKCKESFGVCLTGVYHVGQLGEESLWRIAALGEALSKTLTLPEQLRKLQEELYHLRWSVRDVTEHALHEALKQAKLPGFTGWAVQEMINPVLEKLEENQGPMPDYALKSAGAAIIHPWTSPSFRNTKGVFLNSLPMLDYVKSPEAILEPENHPGNCWPFPGSQGHVFIKLSTPIIPRAVTMDHALGTGFHGDSISRAPKDFAVYGLKHHEEQGTFLGQFTFLAALNPSQTFQLKNELSGFVKYLRLQVLSNWGHPDYTCLYRFRVHGDPPKDGGEVSASSGNKLR; translated from the exons ATGGCACCTGGGAGAGACCCGGAAAGGGGAGCGGGCAGCCCGAGGCATAACCCAGCCTTCAACCAA TCGAAGTGTAAGGAGAGCTTTGGTGTATGTCTGACAGGTGTTTACCACGTGGGACAGCTTGGCGAAGAAAGCCTCTGGAGGATTGCAGCA TTAGGAGAAGCGCTGAGCAAAACCCTGACCCTGCCAGAACAGCTACGTAAGCTGCAGGAAGAGCTTTATCACCTGCGATGGAGCGTCAGGGATGTCACCGAGCATGCTCTCCACGAAGCCCTGAAGCAGGCTAAGCTCCCAGGCTTTACCGGATGG GCTGTTCAAGAGATGATCAATCCAGTCTtggagaagctggaagaaaaccaaGGCCCGATGCCTGATTATGCCCTCAAATCAGCAG GGGCTGCTATCATTCATCCATGGACTTCTCCATCCTTCCGGAATACAAAAGGAGTCTTTCTGAATTCCCTGCCCATGCTGGATTACGTCAAGTCTCCTGAGGCTATTCTGGAG ccAGAAAATCATCCGGGAAACTGCTGGCCCTTCCCAGGAAGTCAGGGACACGTCTTCATCAAGCTGTCTACGCCAATCATTCCCAGAGCAGTCACCATGGACCATGCTTTAGGGACAGGCTTCCATGGAGACAGTATCTCCAGAGCTCCAAAGGACTTTGCTGTCTAC GGCCTGAAGCACCATGAGGAGCAGGGAACCTTCCTGGGACAGTTCACTTTCCTGGCGGCGCTCAATCCCAGTCAGACCTTCCAGCTGAAG aacGAGCTCTCTGGGTTCGTGAAGTACCTAAGGCTGCAAGTGCTGAGCAACTGGGGTCACCCGGACTACACCTGCCTGTATCGATTCAGAGTGCACGGTGATCCTCCCAAAGACGGGGGAGAGGTGTCAGCTTCATCTGGCAATAAATTGCGTTAA